A section of the Chryseobacterium ginsenosidimutans genome encodes:
- a CDS encoding P63C domain-containing protein, whose protein sequence is MSNKRKIEHEGELILGGMIIPCYVLDDGTRVLSGRGMQEALNMVDDTEDSKQKAGTRLNRYLEQKSLQPFIYREKEPDHFEPIECYRGEQKINGYEATVLADICEAFLDARNSIKLSARQKIIADQCEILIRGFARVGIVALIDEATGYQYDRERFELQKILNTYIADEILKWQLTFTDDFYKEIYRLWGLPFIPKYIKNKPSFIGKLTTKYIYEMLPKGVLDKIREKTGKTEKGNWRYQWHRNLTPEIGREHLKKQIIEVTTLMSVAQSKEQFDSLFQQKYNKQPIQLKLEFEEQPAPPRKLSDFDEKLKKGLDFNPKDEK, encoded by the coding sequence ATGTCAAATAAAAGAAAAATAGAACATGAAGGAGAGCTTATTTTAGGCGGAATGATTATACCTTGTTATGTTCTGGATGATGGAACAAGAGTTCTATCTGGAAGAGGCATGCAAGAGGCATTAAATATGGTGGATGATACTGAGGATAGTAAGCAAAAAGCGGGGACCAGATTGAACCGATATTTAGAGCAAAAATCGCTACAGCCCTTTATTTATAGGGAAAAAGAGCCGGACCACTTTGAGCCAATTGAATGTTATAGGGGCGAACAAAAAATAAACGGATATGAGGCTACGGTTTTGGCGGATATTTGTGAAGCTTTTTTAGATGCAAGAAATAGTATAAAACTTTCAGCAAGACAAAAAATAATTGCGGACCAATGTGAGATATTAATTAGAGGATTTGCCAGGGTTGGTATTGTAGCACTGATTGATGAAGCTACAGGCTATCAATATGATAGAGAAAGATTTGAACTACAAAAAATATTAAATACATATATTGCCGATGAAATTTTAAAATGGCAACTTACATTTACTGATGATTTCTACAAAGAAATTTATCGTTTATGGGGGCTTCCATTTATTCCAAAATATATAAAAAATAAACCTTCTTTCATTGGAAAACTAACTACAAAATATATTTATGAAATGCTACCAAAAGGTGTTTTAGATAAAATAAGAGAAAAAACAGGAAAAACAGAAAAAGGAAATTGGAGATATCAATGGCATAGAAATTTAACTCCAGAAATAGGAAGAGAGCATCTAAAAAAGCAGATTATTGAGGTAACAACACTAATGTCTGTAGCCCAATCAAAGGAACAATTTGATAGTTTATTTCAACAAAAATATAATAAACAACCCATTCAATTAAAGTTAGAATTTGAAGAACAACCTGCACCCCCTAGAAAGTTATCAGATTTTGATGAAAAATTAAAAAAAGGGTTAGATTTTAATCCAAAAGACGAAAAATAA